Proteins from a genomic interval of Nostoc sp. TCL240-02:
- a CDS encoding MarR family winged helix-turn-helix transcriptional regulator produces the protein MVSTSNHSPALESWQQNLAPYNLGYRIKLVSQLLSRKFTDKLEPFGLTPFHWLVLCCLWQEDGLPTSSIGDKLKQVGGTLTGVLDRMEERGLVRRERDTHDRRIWRIWLTDAGKELETILPPIAAAVRDEAMDGISFADRELFSQILNRAIANLS, from the coding sequence ATGGTTTCTACATCTAATCATTCCCCAGCTTTAGAGTCGTGGCAGCAAAATCTGGCACCATACAATTTGGGCTACAGAATCAAATTAGTCTCACAATTGCTCAGTCGCAAGTTTACAGATAAGCTAGAACCCTTTGGGCTTACACCATTTCACTGGTTGGTGTTGTGCTGTTTGTGGCAAGAAGATGGTTTACCTACTTCTAGTATTGGAGACAAGCTCAAACAAGTGGGAGGAACTTTAACAGGCGTACTAGATCGGATGGAAGAACGCGGTTTGGTGCGTCGAGAACGCGACACTCACGATCGCCGCATTTGGCGGATCTGGCTAACGGATGCAGGTAAAGAACTAGAAACTATTTTACCCCCAATCGCCGCCGCAGTAAGGGATGAAGCAATGGACGGTATTTCTTTTGCTGACCGAGAACTGTTTTCCCAAATCTTGAATCGGGCGATCGCTAACCTATCCTAA
- a CDS encoding glycosyltransferase family 39 protein, translated as MFYKLHILRHIWRQTRLVGLLPYLSLLLWILPLLLFTSGHNSLMAHDEALYASRARLMFDSGNWITPWTTAHHKTPGPYWLIASFYKLFGMSDTSARLPSMIASIFSLWLVYEIGKIMLGKKLAGLAAAILSVEFLWLQYSRLSTPDIPMVLLVLLTILSLIKTELYPKYRYFWSFIAGLSLGLGFLVRSFMIFLPIIALFPYLIWEHRRHHHLTNPILYLGFFVGLIPTGVWLWLSWLHYGNQSFEELLKFVMQLGSENNYRNDRLFYLWNILLKAFPWAFFGLLGLFLTVRRPIPRYQLILVGFPLILFCELSLFSTRLPHYSLCLYPFIALFASVGLNWLGSIYQTGVTPPLPIEKGKINILSLFAKKNLPRNLSYGFGGLGILLVIASLGIFRWGSFNLHKYATIGLAMGLGWLILPVVWISRYHFGKKFLTARYWIAGWLIPCWLALATIGSIGLLSDYNHVLKTFLQQSAIASTLQSHPTYYVEIDQKTQVLFEFYLPIHAQQVASISQIPALSYAWIYTDQSPKLSRPHRILGTVKEYQFIQFLP; from the coding sequence ATGTTTTATAAATTACATATCTTGCGGCATATTTGGCGACAAACGCGCCTAGTGGGATTATTACCATATTTGAGCTTGTTACTTTGGATACTTCCCTTATTATTATTTACTTCTGGGCATAATAGCCTGATGGCACATGATGAAGCGCTTTACGCTTCGCGGGCGCGTCTGATGTTTGATTCTGGTAATTGGATAACTCCTTGGACAACGGCACATCATAAAACCCCTGGCCCTTATTGGTTAATTGCCAGTTTCTACAAGCTGTTTGGTATGAGTGATACTAGTGCGCGTCTTCCTAGTATGATTGCTAGTATTTTTAGCTTATGGCTTGTGTATGAAATCGGCAAAATTATGCTGGGCAAAAAATTAGCAGGGCTTGCTGCTGCAATTTTAAGTGTGGAATTTCTCTGGCTGCAATACTCTCGCTTAAGCACGCCTGATATACCGATGGTTCTATTGGTACTTTTAACTATTTTGTCTTTAATAAAAACAGAATTATATCCTAAATATCGCTATTTTTGGAGTTTTATAGCTGGTTTAAGTTTAGGTTTAGGCTTCTTAGTCAGAAGCTTTATGATTTTTTTGCCAATCATCGCTTTATTCCCTTATTTAATTTGGGAACATCGCCGTCATCATCATCTTACTAACCCAATTTTGTATTTAGGTTTTTTTGTCGGTTTAATACCTACTGGTGTTTGGCTGTGGTTAAGCTGGCTACACTACGGAAATCAGAGTTTTGAAGAGTTGCTCAAGTTTGTTATGCAGCTAGGTTCTGAAAATAATTATAGAAATGATCGGCTGTTTTATTTATGGAATATTCTTTTAAAAGCATTTCCTTGGGCTTTTTTCGGACTTTTAGGTTTATTTTTGACTGTACGTCGTCCTATTCCTCGTTATCAGTTAATATTAGTTGGTTTTCCACTTATCCTATTTTGTGAGCTTAGTCTTTTTAGCACTCGTCTCCCTCATTATAGTCTTTGTCTTTATCCGTTTATAGCTTTGTTTGCATCTGTGGGTTTAAACTGGTTAGGTAGTATTTACCAGACAGGAGTTACCCCCCCATTACCTATTGAAAAAGGTAAAATAAATATATTAAGCCTTTTTGCAAAAAAGAATCTTCCTCGGAATCTCAGTTATGGCTTTGGTGGGTTAGGTATTTTACTTGTTATAGCGAGTCTTGGCATTTTTCGTTGGGGTAGTTTTAATCTTCACAAGTATGCAACTATTGGCTTGGCTATGGGCTTGGGTTGGTTAATTTTACCTGTGGTGTGGATTAGTCGTTACCACTTTGGCAAGAAGTTTCTCACAGCACGTTATTGGATTGCAGGTTGGTTAATTCCCTGTTGGCTGGCTTTGGCGACGATTGGTAGCATCGGTCTGTTAAGTGACTATAACCATGTTTTGAAAACTTTTTTACAACAAAGTGCGATCGCCTCAACTCTCCAATCTCATCCTACCTACTATGTGGAAATAGACCAGAAAACCCAAGTCCTATTTGAGTTCTATCTTCCTATTCATGCCCAGCAAGTAGCCTCTATTTCGCAAATACCAGCTTTGAGCTATGCTTGGATCTATACTGACCAATCCCCTAAATTATCTAGACCTCACCGTATTCTCGGCACTGTCAAAGAGTACCAGTTTATTCAATTTCTTCCCTAA